GAGAATACGGAACATGCTCAAAACTTATTTGCCCTTAAGGAAGAAGGGTATATTTATTCAAGAATTCACAATCCTACCGTTACAGTATTAGAAGAACGGGTAGCGGCACTTGAAGGCGGTGTTGGTGCTCTTGCGGTTTCGAGTGGAATGGCAGCGATTGCATTAGCGATATTAAACATTGCTCATGCAGGTGATGAAATTGTCGCAGCATCCACTTTATATGGGGGAACATATAATTTATTTTCGACAACATTACCAAAGTATGGTATTAAAACAATTTTTGTTGACCCAGAAGATGTAAATAATTTTAGAAAAGCGATCACTCCTAAAACGAAGGCTATTTTCGCTGAGACGATCGGAAATCCTAGCTTGCATGTTCTAGATATAGAAGAAGTTGCAAAAATAGCACACGAGGCGGGAATTCCACTAATTGTCGATAATACGTTTGCTACTCCTTATTTATGCAGACCAATTGATTATGGTGCAGATATTGTCGTTCATTCGGCTACGAAATGGTTATTAGGAAACGGTACGACACTTGGTGGAATTATTGTAGATGGAGGAAAATTTGATTGGAATACTGAAAAATTCCCAGGATTTACAACTCCAGATGCGAGTTACCATAATTTAGTTTATGCAGAAGCGTTAGGGCCTTTAGCATACATAGTGAAAGCCCGTGTTCAATTATTGCGGGATTTAGGGCCAGCATTAAGTCCTTATAATGCCTTTCAATTTAATCTAGGTCTTGAAACATTGCATGTTCGAATGAAGGAGCATATTCATAATACGAGAAAAGTTGTTCAATACTTACAAAATCACCCAAGTGTAAATTGGATTCTTTATCCAGAGCTTGAAAACCATCCTGCAAACGATTTAGCGAAAAAATATTTACCAAAAGGAGCAGGTTCTGTTATTGTTTTCGGAATAAACGGCGGACGAGAAGCTGGACGTAAATTAATTGATTCCGTTCAACTTTGGTCTCACGTTGCCAATGTTGGCGATGCTAAAAGTCTCATTATTCATCCAGCTAGCACAACACACCAGCAATTAAGTGATGAGGAATTAGAACAGGCGGGTGTAACGGAAGATTTAATTCGTTTATCGGTTGGAATTGAACATATTGATGATATATTAGACGATTTAGAACAGGCGATTGAAAAAGCAACTGGGAAAAGATCAAATCATTCGGAATCTGTCACGAATTAATCGATTTTTTTATTGACATGGCCAATCATCAATGCTAGAATCTAATTCAGTTGAATTTTGGTGTTATGCTTAACAGAATATTTACATTTTATTTTCTCTTATCCAGAGAGGTGGAGGGAAGTGCCCTATGAAGCCCGGCAACCGTCAACGATACGTTGAAATGGTGCCAATTCACGCAAAGCGATGAATCGCTTTGAAAGATGAGAGAAAGGTGTAGATGCTTGCATTATGCCTTTCTGCTCATGCAGAAAGGTTTTTTTACACCATCGAAAAATATCTTGAAAATAAAGAGGTTAAACGACTTAGTAGATCATTTTACGTACAAACTATATGTCAGGCTATCGTCTCCTTATCATAAGCTTGGCAGTCGCACATCATGTGTTAACTTCGTTTTGAAAGAAGGTGAAAAAGTGATTTCTCTTAGCAATATAACGAAAATATATTCATCTCCAAATGGCGATGTAAAAGCTGTTGATCAAATAAATCTTCGTATTAAAAAAGGGGAAATATTCGGAATCATCGGATATAGTGGTGCAGGAAAAAGTACGCTTATTCGATTGTTAAATGGTTTAGAAAAGCCTACTTCTGGCTCCATTGAAATCGGTGGAATTAGAATCGACGAAATTAAAGGGGAGAAATTACGTAAAGCTCGTCAAGAAATTAGTATGATTTTCCAGCATTTTAATTTACTTTGGTCCAGAACCATTGAGGAAAATATTTCTTTTCCTTTAGAGATTGCAGGAGTTGAAAAAAAAGAGCGGATCAAGCGGGTTCGTGAGTTAATTAAGCTTGTAGGTCTTGAAGGAAGGGAAAAAGCTTATCCTTCCCAGCTAAGTGGAGGACAAAAGCAACGTGTAGGAATTGCCCGTGCATTAGCAAACAATCCAAAAGTTTTGCTATGTGATGAAGCGACGTCTGCACTCGATCCTCAAACAACGGATTCGATTTTAGATTTACTCGTTGATATTAATGAACGATTAGGATTAACGATCGTATTAATTACTCATGAAATGCATGTGATTCGAAAAATTTGTCATCGTGTTGCTGTCATGGAAAATGGGAGAATTGTTGAAGAGGGTGAAGTATTGAATGTTTTTCGTCACCCTAAACAACCAATTACCCGTCGATTTGTGCAGCAAGTAACAGAGCCTGAAGAAACGAAAGAAACGATTAGTCATTTATTATCTCAATATAAAAGTGGACAAATTGTTCAATTAACATTTATTGGAGATGCAGCTGAGCAGCCGATTATTTCTAACTTAATGAACGAGTTTGATATTTCCATTAATATTTTACAAGGGAAAATTTCACAAACACAGCGTGGAGCTTACGGCACATTATTTATCCATATTGATGGCGACAAAAAAAGTATTGATGAAGCGATCGAATTTCTCCGGAAACATCATGTGCAAGTGGAGGTGATCGCAAATGCTTAAACAATTATTACCGAATGTGAAGTGGGATAAAGTTTGGGAGGCTACTCTAGAAACGATTTATATGACGGGTGTTTCCGTTTTCGCTACCTTTATAATTGGAATTATTCTTGGTTTATTATTATTTTTAACGTCAAAAGGAAACATTTGGGAAAATCGATTTATTAATAGCATTGTAGCATCATTCGTGAATATTTTTCGCTCCATTCCTTTTATCATTCTCATCATCCTTCTTATTCCTTTTACAAAAGCTGTTGTTGGAACCATATTAGGAGCTAATGCCGCTTTACCTGCATTGATCATTGGTGCGGCGCCTTTTTACGGACGAATGGTTGAAATTGCCTTAAGGGAAATTGATAAAGGGGTTATTGAAGCAGCAAAAGCGATGGGTGCGAAAACAAGTACGATTATTTTCAAAGTCCTCATCCCAGAATCAATGCCTGCTTTAGTCTCTGGTATTACGGTAACCGCAATCGCTTTAGTAGGCTATACAGCAATGGCTGGTGTTGTAGGAGCTGGAGGACTTGGGAATCTTGCCTATTTAGAGGGCTTTCAACGAAATAATAACGATGTTACTGTTGTTGCAACCATTTTAATATTACTGATAGTTTTTATCATCCAATATATTGGAGATCAAATAACTGCAAAATTAGATAAACGATAGGAGGAAAAAAGATGAAAAAATTATTACTTGCCGCTTTATTTACTGTACTTGCTGTTTTTACTGCAGCTTGTGGGACAAGCAGTAGTGAAGAAGGGGAAAATCAAGTCATTAAAGTCGGAGCTTCACCTGTTCCGCATGCGGAAATTTTAGAAGAGGCTAAACCACTTTTAAAAGAAATGGGCTATGAATTAGAGATTGTGGAATTTACAGATTATGTATTACCAAATAAGTCGTTAGAAGAAAAGGAAATTGACGCAAATTATTTCCAACATATTCCATATTTAGAATCGCAAAAAGCTGAGCACGGTTATGATTTTGTGAATGCAGGAGGTATTCATATTGAACCGATTGGAGTATACTCTAAAAAATATAAATCATTAGAGGAGCTTCCAGAGGGAGCGACAATCATTATGAGCAGCTCTGTTGCTGACCATGGCCGCATGCTTTCAATGCTTGAAGAAAAAGGTTTAATTAAACTTAAAGATGGTGTCGAAAAAACGGAAGCAACGATTGATGATATTGCAGAAAATCCGAAAAACTTACAATTTAAAGCAGACATTGAAGCGCCATTTTTAACAAAGGCGTATG
This sequence is a window from Bacillus alveayuensis. Protein-coding genes within it:
- a CDS encoding O-acetylhomoserine (thiol)-lyase (product_source=KO:K01740; cath_funfam=3.40.640.10,3.90.1150.10; cog=COG2873; ko=KO:K01740; pfam=PF01053; superfamily=53383; tigrfam=TIGR01326), whose protein sequence is MGEQSYRLETISIHGGLKKDSRTGARAVPIYQSNAYLFENTEHAQNLFALKEEGYIYSRIHNPTVTVLEERVAALEGGVGALAVSSGMAAIALAILNIAHAGDEIVAASTLYGGTYNLFSTTLPKYGIKTIFVDPEDVNNFRKAITPKTKAIFAETIGNPSLHVLDIEEVAKIAHEAGIPLIVDNTFATPYLCRPIDYGADIVVHSATKWLLGNGTTLGGIIVDGGKFDWNTEKFPGFTTPDASYHNLVYAEALGPLAYIVKARVQLLRDLGPALSPYNAFQFNLGLETLHVRMKEHIHNTRKVVQYLQNHPSVNWILYPELENHPANDLAKKYLPKGAGSVIVFGINGGREAGRKLIDSVQLWSHVANVGDAKSLIIHPASTTHQQLSDEELEQAGVTEDLIRLSVGIEHIDDILDDLEQAIEKATGKRSNHSESVTN
- a CDS encoding D-methionine transport system ATP-binding protein (product_source=KO:K02071; cath_funfam=3.30.70.260,3.40.50.300; cog=COG1135; ko=KO:K02071; pfam=PF00005,PF09383; smart=SM00382,SM00930; superfamily=52540,55021), with the protein product MISLSNITKIYSSPNGDVKAVDQINLRIKKGEIFGIIGYSGAGKSTLIRLLNGLEKPTSGSIEIGGIRIDEIKGEKLRKARQEISMIFQHFNLLWSRTIEENISFPLEIAGVEKKERIKRVRELIKLVGLEGREKAYPSQLSGGQKQRVGIARALANNPKVLLCDEATSALDPQTTDSILDLLVDINERLGLTIVLITHEMHVIRKICHRVAVMENGRIVEEGEVLNVFRHPKQPITRRFVQQVTEPEETKETISHLLSQYKSGQIVQLTFIGDAAEQPIISNLMNEFDISINILQGKISQTQRGAYGTLFIHIDGDKKSIDEAIEFLRKHHVQVEVIANA
- a CDS encoding D-methionine transport system permease protein (product_source=KO:K02072; cath_funfam=1.10.3720.10; cog=COG2011; ko=KO:K02072; pfam=PF00528; smart=SM01409; superfamily=161098; transmembrane_helix_parts=Outside_1_21,TMhelix_22_44,Inside_45_55,TMhelix_56_78,Outside_79_87,TMhelix_88_110,Inside_111_150,TMhelix_151_173,Outside_174_192,TMhelix_193_212,Inside_213_222); protein product: MLKQLLPNVKWDKVWEATLETIYMTGVSVFATFIIGIILGLLLFLTSKGNIWENRFINSIVASFVNIFRSIPFIILIILLIPFTKAVVGTILGANAALPALIIGAAPFYGRMVEIALREIDKGVIEAAKAMGAKTSTIIFKVLIPESMPALVSGITVTAIALVGYTAMAGVVGAGGLGNLAYLEGFQRNNNDVTVVATILILLIVFIIQYIGDQITAKLDKR
- a CDS encoding D-methionine transport system substrate-binding protein (product_source=KO:K02073; cath_funfam=3.40.190.10; cleavage_site_network=SignalP-noTM; cog=COG1464; ko=KO:K02073; pfam=PF03180; superfamily=53850; tigrfam=TIGR00363); protein product: MKKLLLAALFTVLAVFTAACGTSSSEEGENQVIKVGASPVPHAEILEEAKPLLKEMGYELEIVEFTDYVLPNKSLEEKEIDANYFQHIPYLESQKAEHGYDFVNAGGIHIEPIGVYSKKYKSLEELPEGATIIMSSSVADHGRMLSMLEEKGLIKLKDGVEKTEATIDDIAENPKNLQFKADIEAPFLTKAYENNEGDAILINGNFALDAGLDPSKDAIALESPKDNPYVNVIAVRSEDKDSEKIKALVEVLQSEEIKEFINSKYQGSVIPAAE